In one Vulgatibacter incomptus genomic region, the following are encoded:
- a CDS encoding NAD(P)H-dependent oxidoreductase: MVKLHRVGDRLTEVRGSGEPLVRVLGLSAGATPPGQHSSARLLLDLALQAAEASGAEIRRVDLTALRFEGCPSNERQCRWPCLLTEGEGDELGPVYDRLVDWADVVVISSVVDDGALAEPLDRFMKRLGCIRHALEVDQVQLIRNKVASFLLCGPWKVASGPAAELVAFFASLGFALPPFPIAGPPPDSCFASSAERSDRLLHVLPESADGATALVVRAIDLASKLRAPGPSQADARLA, from the coding sequence ATGGTGAAGCTGCACCGCGTCGGCGACAGGCTAACGGAAGTCCGCGGCTCGGGCGAGCCACTCGTTCGAGTTCTTGGATTAAGTGCCGGTGCGACGCCGCCGGGGCAGCATTCGTCGGCGAGGCTCTTGCTCGATCTGGCGTTGCAGGCAGCCGAGGCCTCCGGGGCCGAGATCCGGCGGGTCGACCTCACCGCCCTTCGCTTCGAGGGCTGCCCCTCGAACGAGCGCCAGTGTCGGTGGCCTTGTCTCCTGACCGAAGGAGAGGGCGACGAGCTCGGCCCCGTCTACGATCGGCTCGTCGACTGGGCGGACGTCGTGGTGATCTCCTCCGTGGTGGACGACGGCGCCCTCGCCGAGCCGCTCGACCGCTTCATGAAGCGGCTGGGTTGCATTCGCCACGCGCTAGAGGTCGATCAGGTCCAGCTCATCCGAAACAAGGTGGCTTCCTTCCTGCTTTGCGGGCCCTGGAAGGTCGCGAGCGGGCCCGCGGCCGAGCTGGTGGCGTTCTTCGCCAGCCTCGGCTTCGCGCTGCCTCCGTTTCCGATCGCCGGTCCTCCTCCGGACAGCTGCTTCGCGTCCAGCGCCGAGCGCTCCGATCGCCTGTTGCACGTCCTCCCGGAGTCCGCGGATGGAGCGACCGCCCTCGTCGTGAGGGCGATCGACCTGGCGTCCAAACTCCGCGCGCCCGGCCCCTCCCAGGCGGACGCGCGCCTCGCCTAG
- a CDS encoding DUF962 domain-containing protein has protein sequence MNPRMRALFEEYAEAHRHPTNRLTHKIAIPMIVFHIIAMLMWIPLGTVFGLHLTAAHIAFAGAVGWYLSLNVRLGLIMALLYALCFPLAAISPWPVVVGIALVGWLVQLAGHVVWEKRSPAFLRNLLQALVGPLFFVASLTGDWPEKRKSLAGAR, from the coding sequence ATGAACCCCAGGATGCGAGCGCTCTTCGAGGAATACGCCGAAGCCCATCGGCACCCGACGAACCGCCTCACCCACAAGATCGCGATCCCGATGATCGTCTTTCACATCATCGCGATGCTCATGTGGATCCCCCTGGGGACCGTCTTCGGCCTCCACCTCACCGCCGCCCACATCGCCTTCGCCGGCGCGGTGGGCTGGTACCTCTCGCTGAACGTGAGGCTGGGCCTCATCATGGCCCTCCTCTACGCCCTCTGCTTCCCGCTCGCGGCGATCTCGCCGTGGCCGGTGGTGGTGGGGATCGCGCTGGTGGGCTGGCTCGTCCAGCTCGCCGGGCACGTGGTGTGGGAGAAGCGGTCGCCGGCGTTCCTGCGGAACCTGCTCCAGGCCCTCGTCGGTCCGCTCTTCTTCGTCGCGTCGCTGACGGGCGACTGGCCCGAGAAGCGCAAGTCCCTCGCCGGGGCGCGCTGA
- a CDS encoding deoxyhypusine synthase family protein, which translates to MAEFDESSTESKEVTAAFEQSPEARPAAITGEETPADLLATAFPAYVGRQVREAARLMRQSADGGHTVFCTMSGAMTPAGLHRSCIVPLMQRGMIDVLTTTGANLYHDAHRILGYRIREIAPDAGDTMLRAARIIRIYDLAFHEDVLLHTDRLFAWLMAKEEFQRTMTTAEFHYLLGKHLHEIETKLGVDQHSLLATAYECGVPIFVGAPSDGSIFLNAVRLRAALGEKFKFALDGNADVYAMAALQWQAQTEGDTAVWILGGGVPKNYTLQGEPTLSQILELDARGFDIDVQFCVETVDNGALSSCPAGEGHTWGKVSAECVENASAYVRVDVTAIFPWMVHALLHGGRRRPLKRMYDRLPEAVAKLDADVGAQREKLLEGVFETPRELR; encoded by the coding sequence ATGGCAGAGTTCGACGAGAGCAGCACCGAGAGCAAGGAAGTCACGGCGGCCTTCGAGCAGTCGCCGGAGGCGCGTCCCGCCGCGATCACGGGCGAAGAGACCCCGGCGGACCTCCTCGCGACCGCGTTCCCCGCGTACGTGGGCCGGCAGGTCCGCGAGGCGGCGCGGCTGATGCGGCAGTCCGCCGACGGCGGCCACACGGTCTTCTGCACCATGTCGGGGGCGATGACCCCGGCGGGCCTCCACCGCTCCTGCATCGTGCCGCTGATGCAGCGGGGGATGATCGACGTCCTCACGACCACCGGTGCGAACCTCTATCACGACGCGCACCGGATCCTCGGCTACCGGATCCGCGAGATCGCGCCGGACGCCGGCGACACGATGTTGCGCGCCGCCCGAATCATCCGGATCTACGATCTGGCGTTCCACGAGGACGTGCTGCTGCACACGGATCGGCTCTTCGCCTGGCTGATGGCCAAGGAGGAGTTCCAGCGCACGATGACCACGGCGGAGTTCCACTACCTGCTGGGCAAGCACCTCCACGAGATCGAGACGAAGCTCGGCGTGGACCAGCACTCCCTCCTGGCCACGGCGTACGAGTGCGGCGTGCCCATCTTCGTGGGCGCTCCCTCGGACGGCTCGATCTTCCTGAACGCGGTGCGGCTGCGGGCGGCGCTGGGCGAGAAGTTCAAGTTCGCCCTCGACGGCAACGCGGACGTCTACGCCATGGCCGCCCTCCAGTGGCAGGCGCAGACCGAGGGCGACACGGCGGTGTGGATTCTTGGCGGCGGCGTGCCCAAGAACTACACGCTCCAGGGCGAGCCCACGCTCAGCCAGATCCTCGAGCTCGACGCCCGCGGCTTCGACATCGATGTGCAGTTCTGCGTGGAGACCGTGGACAACGGCGCGCTCTCCTCCTGCCCGGCTGGCGAGGGCCACACCTGGGGCAAGGTCTCCGCCGAGTGCGTGGAGAACGCCTCGGCCTACGTGCGCGTGGACGTGACCGCGATCTTCCCCTGGATGGTCCATGCCCTCCTGCACGGGGGGCGGCGCCGGCCGCTCAAGCGGATGTACGATCGGCTGCCGGAGGCGGTGGCCAAGCTGGACGCCGACGTGGGCGCCCAGCGCGAGAAGCTCCTGGAGGGAGTCTTCGAGACCCCTCGGGAGTTGAGGTAA
- a CDS encoding helix-turn-helix domain-containing protein has translation MALPFDLVVFRCELGRQILAVRREAGLTQAELANRAGVSNEFLSRIENGTGIPSLETIGRLAAALGLPACQLFPPAEDLGGAAASRLLRVVSKLDEGDRELVVRLAEQVAKAREGAAPAGRQSRSRSRSG, from the coding sequence ATGGCCCTTCCCTTCGATCTCGTCGTGTTCCGGTGCGAGCTGGGTCGCCAGATCCTGGCGGTGCGCCGGGAGGCGGGGCTCACGCAAGCCGAGCTCGCGAACCGGGCGGGTGTCTCCAACGAGTTCCTGAGCCGGATCGAGAACGGAACCGGGATTCCATCGCTCGAGACCATCGGTCGACTGGCGGCGGCCCTCGGCCTGCCGGCATGCCAGCTCTTCCCGCCTGCCGAGGATCTGGGCGGCGCCGCCGCAAGCAGGCTCCTGCGCGTCGTCTCGAAGCTCGACGAAGGCGACCGCGAGCTGGTGGTCCGCCTGGCAGAGCAGGTCGCGAAGGCGCGCGAGGGTGCGGCCCCTGCCGGGCGCCAATCGCGATCTCGATCGAGGAGCGGATAG